In the Salvelinus fontinalis isolate EN_2023a chromosome 34, ASM2944872v1, whole genome shotgun sequence genome, one interval contains:
- the LOC129832817 gene encoding 39S ribosomal protein L12, mitochondrial-like, whose translation MYCTRHCIRTALRIAAKTHRQELQTPTLCVLRTLGTSPASLSDVIATPPLDGAPKAYPPKITQLVHDITSLTLLEVSDLNELLKKTLNIQDVGMMPMGAMTAAAAPAALAVEEDMAPVKKEKTHFTVKLTELKAAEKVKLIKEVKNCIQGLNLVQAKKLVESLPQEIRANVSKEEAEKLKTALETAGGTVVLE comes from the exons ATGTACTGCACAAGACATTGCATTCGGACCGCACTGCGAATCGCCGCAAAGACACATCG GCAGGAGCTCCAGACACCAACGCTATGTGTCCTCCGAACACTCGGAACCAGCCCAGCCAGCCTTTCTGATGTCATCGCCACCCCCCCTCTGGATGGAGCCCCCAAAGCGTACCCCCCCAAAATCACCCAGCTGGTACACGACATCACCAGCCTCACCTTGTTAGAGGTGTCAGACCTCAATGAGCTCCTCAAG AAAACCCTGAATATCCAGGATGTTGGGATGATGCCAATGGGAGCCATGACTGCAGCAGCAGCGCCTGCAGCTCTG GCAGTGGAAGAGGACATGGCACCAGTGAAGAAAGAGAAGACACACTTCACAGTGAAACTGACAGAACTGAAGGCAGCAGAGAAAGTGAAACTCATAAAAGAAGTGAAGAACTGCATCCAAGGCTTGAACCTGGTGCAG GCTAAGAAGTTGGTTGAGTCCCTCCCCCAAGAGATCAGAGCCAATGTGTCCAAAGAGGAGGCGGAGAAGCTGAAGACGGCCCTGGAGACAGCAGGAGGCACTGTGGTGCTGGAGTAa